A region of Streptomyces halobius DNA encodes the following proteins:
- a CDS encoding tetratricopeptide repeat protein gives MDRKASASALAIHWGSAHARLFPEGQLYVDLRGGATAGTLDQATMLRRLLRQLGLADDEVPPVVEDRADLYRATVADRRLLVVLDHARSAAQIRPVLTSAPGVFTIVVARRPLSGLDAVPVPVGPLTEGDARDLLGQLTGKEAIAAAEAALPEVLTRCAGSPFALRAAAVRLMEPPRRNREPAVRDDDPVHIAAEDAYRDLPPDAARLYRLLALRPWPVLGPAVAGATAKISEPEAEALLAELAARRLLETTPDGRYRYRPSVRRHAEAAAAREDGIAGCSAAVSRGVAWSLEFAVRADRAVLPQRWHLGPLYARLEPGHPYADQSEALTALVGELGQLLEAVRAAEELGDRDSVCQLCEALWSVQLKAGRHDELLPALRAGTRAADALEADARAADGASEGALAASRTSGRTHTQLALALVEVGRYEEAESELRAAADAEQRAGHSRGRATAVESLGLQRLRQWRFHEAYDCFDTADGLLAAIPQDGEGAADVPRARALLERHRGRALRGLARWDEAEQRLRRALRFFRETAEPYNTARTLTDLAETHLDAGAPAAARPLIDEATRLLQGERATFPLIHLRALGERCQGEVG, from the coding sequence ATGGACCGGAAGGCATCGGCCAGCGCGCTGGCCATCCACTGGGGAAGCGCCCACGCCCGGCTCTTCCCCGAGGGGCAGTTGTACGTGGACCTCCGCGGGGGCGCGACGGCCGGCACCCTGGACCAGGCCACCATGCTGCGCCGCCTCCTACGGCAGTTGGGCCTCGCGGACGACGAGGTTCCGCCGGTCGTCGAGGACCGCGCGGATCTGTATCGCGCGACCGTCGCGGACCGCAGGCTCCTCGTCGTCCTCGACCATGCCCGGTCCGCCGCCCAGATACGGCCCGTGCTGACATCGGCGCCCGGGGTGTTCACGATCGTGGTCGCCCGACGCCCGCTGAGCGGCCTGGACGCCGTACCGGTCCCCGTCGGCCCGCTCACCGAGGGAGACGCCCGCGACCTGCTCGGCCAACTCACCGGGAAAGAGGCCATCGCCGCCGCGGAGGCCGCCCTGCCGGAAGTGCTCACCCGGTGTGCCGGTTCGCCGTTCGCCCTGCGCGCCGCCGCCGTACGACTGATGGAGCCGCCCCGCCGGAACCGGGAACCCGCCGTGCGCGACGACGACCCCGTACACATTGCCGCCGAGGACGCCTACCGCGACCTGCCCCCGGACGCCGCACGGCTCTACCGGCTGCTGGCGCTGCGCCCATGGCCCGTCCTCGGGCCGGCCGTCGCCGGCGCCACCGCGAAGATCAGCGAACCGGAAGCCGAGGCACTGCTCGCCGAACTGGCCGCCCGCCGGCTGCTGGAGACCACCCCCGACGGCCGCTACCGCTACCGCCCCTCCGTACGGCGCCATGCCGAGGCCGCCGCCGCTCGCGAGGACGGTATCGCCGGCTGCTCGGCCGCCGTCTCCCGTGGGGTGGCCTGGTCCCTGGAGTTCGCGGTACGCGCCGACCGCGCCGTGCTCCCGCAGCGCTGGCACCTCGGGCCGTTGTACGCGCGGCTGGAGCCCGGCCACCCGTACGCCGATCAGAGCGAGGCGCTGACCGCACTCGTCGGCGAGCTCGGACAGCTCCTCGAAGCCGTCCGCGCCGCCGAGGAGTTAGGCGACCGCGACTCCGTCTGCCAGCTGTGCGAGGCCCTGTGGTCGGTGCAGCTCAAGGCGGGCCGCCACGACGAACTGCTGCCCGCGCTCCGGGCCGGCACCCGCGCCGCCGACGCCCTCGAAGCCGACGCACGGGCCGCGGACGGCGCGTCCGAAGGGGCCCTGGCCGCGTCCCGGACGTCCGGACGGACACACACCCAACTGGCCCTGGCCCTGGTCGAAGTGGGCCGCTACGAGGAGGCCGAATCCGAACTCCGCGCCGCCGCCGACGCGGAACAGCGCGCCGGCCACTCCCGGGGCCGGGCCACCGCCGTCGAATCCCTGGGCCTGCAGCGGCTGCGGCAGTGGCGCTTCCACGAGGCGTACGACTGCTTCGACACGGCCGACGGCCTGTTGGCGGCCATTCCCCAGGACGGCGAGGGCGCCGCCGACGTGCCGCGCGCCCGTGCCCTCCTGGAACGCCACCGGGGCCGGGCGCTGCGGGGCCTCGCCCGCTGGGACGAGGCCGAGCAGCGGCTGCGGCGCGCCCTGCGCTTCTTCCGCGAGACCGCGGAGCCGTACAACACTGCCCGCACGCTCACCGACCTCGCCGAGACCCACCTCGACGCCGGCGCCCCGGCCGCCGCGCGCCCCTTGATCGACGAGGCAACCCGCCTGCTCCAGGGGGAGCGGGCAACCTTCCCCCTCATCCACCTCCGGGCGCTGGGCGAGCGTTGCCAGGGCGAGGTGGGGTGA
- a CDS encoding dynamin family protein produces MDVRPRLIDALSVLRDRVDAVRFPLPLRGAARARRNRAELLAQLDDYVMPRLCAPQAPLLAVIGGSTGAGKSTLVNSLVGRRVSEAGVLRPTTRTPVLVCHPDDHHWFAGPRVLPQLTRVWVPGQDGGDGACGESGWGESPADGRRGGDGFGDSGWAGDTGMPTVRIETEAALPSGLALLDAPDIDSLVAGNRELAAELICAADVWVLVTTAARYADAVPWHLLRTAKEYDVTLVTVLDRVPHQIVTDISGRYAELLQRAGLGHVPRFTIPELPESAGGGSGLLPATAVAALRAWLERHAQDPAARAAAADRTAAGVLASLRSRLPALAGAAAAQHAAALRLAGRVEEAYEGAAERVRREVAAGEVLSGDARTHWRDHARGGRPDELLDALTQGLTALLASAVEEADERAGDAWRRDPAAADVSLTAAGGATGAAGRLGVVVRRWRRCLEELAEEETREARGGRAAERAGSVAPEESAALLATALLGGRRARTAGENLADLLGAQSALRLCDRGGRLLTTYLERALDGERERRLAPLDQLSVPPEQQAELIAALSVLQKEKVLG; encoded by the coding sequence TTGGACGTACGACCCCGGCTCATCGATGCACTGTCCGTACTGCGCGATCGCGTGGACGCCGTACGCTTTCCGCTGCCGCTTCGGGGCGCCGCCCGCGCCCGGCGGAACCGGGCCGAGCTGCTCGCCCAGCTTGACGACTATGTGATGCCCCGCCTGTGCGCACCTCAGGCCCCTTTGCTCGCCGTCATCGGCGGATCCACCGGAGCGGGCAAGTCCACGCTGGTCAATTCGCTGGTCGGGCGGCGGGTATCGGAGGCGGGGGTGCTGCGGCCGACGACCCGTACGCCGGTGCTGGTCTGCCATCCCGACGATCACCACTGGTTCGCCGGACCGCGGGTGCTGCCGCAGCTCACGCGGGTGTGGGTGCCCGGCCAGGACGGCGGCGACGGCGCTTGTGGGGAGAGCGGCTGGGGGGAGAGCCCGGCCGACGGGCGCCGGGGCGGCGACGGATTCGGGGATTCCGGGTGGGCCGGTGACACGGGCATGCCCACGGTGCGGATCGAGACGGAGGCGGCGCTGCCGAGCGGACTGGCGCTGCTCGACGCCCCTGACATCGACTCGCTGGTCGCCGGCAACCGGGAGCTGGCCGCCGAGCTGATCTGCGCGGCGGATGTCTGGGTGCTGGTCACCACCGCCGCCCGGTACGCGGACGCGGTGCCCTGGCATCTGCTGCGGACGGCCAAGGAGTACGACGTCACGCTGGTGACCGTGCTGGACCGGGTGCCGCACCAGATCGTCACCGATATCTCCGGGCGGTACGCGGAGCTCCTCCAACGCGCCGGCCTCGGCCATGTCCCGCGGTTCACCATCCCGGAGCTGCCCGAATCGGCCGGCGGCGGCTCCGGTCTGCTGCCCGCCACCGCCGTCGCCGCGCTGCGCGCCTGGCTGGAGCGCCACGCCCAGGACCCGGCCGCCCGCGCCGCCGCCGCGGACCGTACCGCCGCCGGCGTCCTCGCCTCGCTGCGCAGCCGCCTGCCCGCGCTGGCCGGGGCCGCCGCCGCCCAGCACGCCGCGGCGCTGCGGCTGGCCGGCCGGGTCGAGGAGGCGTACGAGGGCGCCGCGGAGCGGGTGCGGAGGGAGGTCGCGGCGGGCGAGGTGCTCTCCGGCGACGCGCGCACCCACTGGCGTGACCACGCACGAGGCGGCCGGCCGGACGAACTGCTGGACGCGCTGACGCAGGGGCTCACGGCTCTGCTGGCCTCCGCGGTCGAGGAGGCCGACGAGCGGGCCGGCGACGCCTGGCGGCGGGATCCCGCGGCGGCGGACGTGTCGCTGACGGCGGCCGGGGGCGCCACCGGGGCGGCCGGGCGGCTGGGCGTGGTCGTCCGGCGCTGGCGGCGCTGTCTGGAGGAACTGGCCGAGGAAGAGACCCGCGAGGCGCGCGGCGGACGGGCCGCCGAGCGCGCCGGCTCCGTGGCCCCGGAGGAGTCGGCGGCGTTGCTGGCCACCGCTCTGCTCGGCGGCCGCCGGGCACGAACCGCGGGTGAGAACCTCGCCGACCTGTTGGGGGCCCAGAGCGCGCTGCGGCTGTGTGACCGGGGCGGCCGGCTGCTGACGACATACCTGGAGCGCGCGCTGGACGGGGAGCGCGAGCGGCGGCTGGCCCCGCTGGACCAACTGTCCGTGCCACCGGAGCAGCAGGCCGAGTTGATCGCCGCGCTGTCCGTACTGCAGAAGGAGAAGGTGCTGGGGTGA
- a CDS encoding DUF4190 domain-containing protein produces the protein MARLEHTPGPDPWAPPADVPAPGFPAPFPPAPQQASNGLGIASLVTGIVGVVLGFIPFLFWLSGVLGLLALIFGLVGHSRARKGLATNKAMPLVGTVLGGLTVVLAIIGLILTVVFVKHAADKVKEKEADRERTIASPAPSEPVAEKPLRFGETRKYADGVTVTVAKPVPYQPGSVAVGHEEGNLAIQVKVTIVNGSKKTIDITSALPTVRDANGASAGNIFDGDSATKPFSGKLLPGKKAVSQFAHSVSPDGAKELQLEVGPDNEHEDGIWIGAAR, from the coding sequence ATGGCCAGGCTTGAGCACACTCCCGGCCCGGACCCATGGGCCCCTCCGGCCGATGTCCCGGCGCCCGGCTTTCCGGCGCCGTTTCCCCCGGCTCCCCAGCAGGCGAGTAATGGCCTCGGTATCGCGTCGCTGGTCACCGGCATCGTCGGCGTGGTCCTGGGCTTTATCCCGTTTCTGTTCTGGCTGTCGGGCGTTCTCGGCCTGCTTGCCCTGATCTTCGGCCTGGTCGGCCACAGCCGGGCTCGTAAAGGGCTGGCCACGAACAAGGCGATGCCTCTCGTCGGCACCGTTCTGGGCGGCCTCACCGTGGTACTCGCGATCATCGGCTTGATCCTCACCGTGGTGTTCGTGAAGCACGCCGCCGACAAGGTGAAGGAAAAGGAAGCCGACCGCGAGCGGACCATCGCGTCCCCGGCCCCTTCGGAGCCGGTCGCCGAAAAGCCGCTGCGTTTCGGTGAGACGCGGAAATACGCGGACGGGGTCACGGTCACCGTCGCCAAGCCCGTTCCGTACCAGCCGGGCAGCGTCGCTGTCGGCCATGAAGAGGGCAATCTGGCGATTCAGGTGAAGGTCACGATCGTCAACGGGAGCAAGAAGACGATCGACATCACCAGCGCATTGCCGACCGTGCGGGACGCCAATGGCGCGTCGGCCGGAAACATCTTCGACGGCGACAGCGCGACGAAGCCGTTCTCGGGGAAGCTGCTGCCCGGAAAGAAAGCGGTGAGCCAGTTCGCCCATTCCGTCTCCCCTGACGGGGCCAAGGAGTTGCAGCTGGAGGTCGGCCCCGACAACGAGCACGAGGACGGTATCTGGATCGGGGCGGCCCGGTAA